ACCAAATCCCCCATCACCTCTCCGTCCACCTCCACACCTCTCTTGAACATTTCGGCGAACACCATGTACGCGCCCCACATCCTCCCTTCCTTGCACAGCCACGACACCACTGCCCGGTAGCACCCGCCTCTGCCACCGTCTGAAACTCCCCTCCTccgcattccgtcgaacaccttCATGGCGTCCGCGACGCGGTTATTCTTGAACAGCGTCACCACGATCTCCTCgtacgcggcggcgcccgggtCGAGCCCGCGCCTCTCCATCCCGTTCCACACCCTGCACGCGTCAGAGAGCATCCCCGCGCGGCAGTATCCGACGACCAGAAGCTCGCAGCACCTCCCGGTCCGCGACACGCCGTACCGGTGCTCGGCCTGCTTGATCACCTTCTCGGCGACGTCGGGCAGCTTGCAGACGGAGCAAACGACGTCGGTGATGAAGTTGAGCGTGCGGGGCCTGTCGGCGTCCGGGAAGAGGGCGAGCAGGGAGGAGACCTTGCCGACCTCGCGGGCCGGGGCGAGGCCACGGatggcggcgcggagggcggcaagggagcGGAGCGCAGGCGGGAAGGAGAGCAGGGTGGAGTGGAGCAGGTCGACGTTGCGGGACTTGGCGAGGACGTCGAGGAagcgcgcggcggtggccggggagTGCGCGAAGCCGTGggcggcggtgaggtggtcgaggaggcggcgcacggggCGCCAGGAGAGCGGGAACCGCGCGGAGGCCTGGAGGAAGAGCTCGCGGAGGTcgtcggccgcggcggaggggagcggcAGCGCGGAGAGGCGCCGCCGCAGCGCGTCCTCCGGGGCGTGCTGGTGCTGGTAGAGCACCGTGCAGAG
The window above is part of the Oryza sativa Japonica Group chromosome 7, ASM3414082v1 genome. Proteins encoded here:
- the LOC4343809 gene encoding putative pentatricopeptide repeat-containing protein At1g26500 isoform X3, with the translated sequence MPLPPLPRFLLLLPLSRRRRRLLLSTAAEAAAAPAPAPAPGRPTDPSLLLRLCTVLYQHQHAPEDALRRRLSALPLPSAAADDLRELFLQASARFPLSWRPVRRLLDHLTAAHGFAHSPATAARFLDVLAKSRNVDLLHSTLLSFPPALRSLAALRAAIRGLAPAREVGKVSSLLALFPDADRPRTLNFITDVVCSVCKLPDVAEKVIKQAEHRYGVSRTGRCCELLVVGYCRAGMLSDACRVWNGMERRGLDPGAAAYEEIVVTLFKNNRVADAMKVFDGMRRRGVSDGGRGGCYRAVVSWLCKEGRMWGAYMVFAEMFKRGVEVDGEVMGDLVYGLLVRRRVREGYRVFHGVKEKDIALYHGLMKGLIRIKRAREATEVFREMVATGCEPNMHTYIMLLQGHLGKRGRKGRDPLVNFESIFVGGLVKAGRTLEATKFVERTMWGGVDVPRFDYNKFLYYFSNEDGVSMFEEVGRRLKDVGHVDLGDIFLTYGERMATRDRRRRAMNGLLTEV